A single Mustela lutreola isolate mMusLut2 chromosome X, mMusLut2.pri, whole genome shotgun sequence DNA region contains:
- the ASMTL gene encoding probable bifunctional dTTP/UTP pyrophosphatase/methyltransferase protein isoform X3, with protein MPPGASYTWDHKAFVRWCLAYVTDHHVLQLRPRHRRIKGLRFEVVPSRFKEKLDKASFPTPYAYAIETAKQKALEVARRMHQKDLRAPDVVIGADTIVTIGGLILEKPVDKQDAYRMLSRLNGKEHSVFTGVAIVHCCTTDAQLDLEVSEFHEETTVKFSELSEELLWEYIDSGEPMDKAGGYGIQALGGMLVEHVRGDFLNVVGFPLNHFCKKLVELYSPPRREDLRRVKHDSIPPVDTFENPSDVEGSGSDPAQGDDGGGHGRAETDGDRTQAPAGPQGTDSHGTGESPPPFPAGLLELIDGFKASKALFMACKLNVFDVLKVDGPLKAVDIAGKIDASVCGTERLLDVCVALGLLEKTDRGYRNTELADVHLASDGEYSLHGLAMHSNDHFWSLFTDLELAVREGASAAFGRKAEEPVQSKHKTLQFMRAMHGFAMLTARQVATAFDLSQFTSACDLGGCTGALARALTQEYPRLKVTVFDLPEVIEHVTCFQPEGRRTDRISFMPGDFFKDDLPEADLYILSRILHEWPDDKVCELLSRVSSRCKPAWDVERLLVDRAAGDPGTGFC; from the exons ATGCCACCAGGGGCCTCTTATACGTGGGATCACAAAGCATTTGTTCGTTGGTGTCTGGCTTACGTCACTGACCATCACGTCCTCCAGCTGCGCCCACGTCACCGCCGAATCAAG GGTCTCCGGTTCGAGGTGGTTCCTTCCAGGTTCAAAGAGAAGCTTGATAAAGCGTCCTTCCCCACGCCTTATGCCTATGCCATCGAAACAGCCAAGCAGAAGGCCCTGGAGGTCGCCAGAAGGATGCACCAG AAGGACCTCCGGGCCCCCGACGTTGTCATCGGAGCGGATACCATTGTG ACCATCGGGGGTTTGATTCTGGAGAAGCCGGTGGACAAGCAGGACGCATACAGGATGCTTTCCAG GTTGAACGGGAAAGAGCACAGCGTCTTCACGGGCGTCGCCATTGTCCACTGTTGCACCACAG ACGCGCAGCTCGACTTGGAGGTGTCCGAGTTCCACGAGGAGACCACGGTGAAGTTCTCTGAGCTGTCGGAGGAGCTCCTGTGGGAATACATCGACAGCGGGGAGCCCAT GGACAAGGCCGGCGGCTACGGGATCCAGGCGCTGGGCGGCATGCTGGTGGAGCACGTGCGCGGAGACTTCCTCAACGTCGTGGGCTTCCCCCTGAACCACTTCTGCAAGAAGCTGGTGGAGCTGTACTCCCCGCCCCGTCGCGAGGACCTGCGGCGGGTCAAGCACGACTCCATCCCCCCCGTCGACACGTTCGAGAACCCGAGCGATGTGGAAGGGAGCGGCTCCGACCCCGCTCAGGGCGATGACGGTGGCGGCCACGGAAGGGCAGAGACGGACGGGGACCGGACACAGGCTCCTGCTGGCCCGCAGGGAACAGACTCTCACGGGACAGGAGAGAGCCCGCCCCCCTTCCCAGCGGGCCTTCTGGAACTCATAGACGGCTTTAAAGCATCAAAG GCCCTGTTCATGGCTTGCAAGCTGAATGTGTTTGATGTACTAAAAGTTGACGGCCCACTGAAGGCCGTGGATATCGCAGGCAAAATCGATGCCTCTGTGTGTGGAACTGAACGGCTCCTGGATGTCTGTGTGGCCCTGGGATTGCTGGAGAAGACAGACAGAG GTTACCGCAACACGGAGCTGGCAGACGTGCACCTGGCGTCGGACGGCGAGTATTCCCTGCACGGCTTGGCCATGCACAGTAACGACCACTTTTGGAGCCTCTTCACAGACCTGGAGCTCGCCGTGCGGGAGGGAGCCAGCGCGGCTTTTGGGAGGAAGGCGGAAGAGCCCGTTCAG AGCAAGCACAAGACGCTGCAGTTCATGAGGGCGATGCACGGCTTCGCCATGCTGACGGCACGCCAGGTGGCCACCGCCTTCGACCTGTCCCAGTTCACCTCCGCCTGTGACCTAGGAG GCTGCACAGGTGCCCTGGCCCGAGCGCTCACCCAGGAGTACCCGCGTCTGAAGGTGACTGTGTTTGACCTCCCGGAGGTCATCGAGCACGTCACGTGTTTTCAGCCCGAAGGACGGCGGACGGACCGGATCAGCTTCATGCCAG GTGACTTTTTCAAGGACGACCTCCCGGAGGCAGACCTGTACATCCTTTCCAGAATCCTGCACGAGTGGCCGGACGACAAAGTCTGCGAGTTGCTGAGCCGCGTCTCGAGCCGCTGCAAGCCGG CCTGGGATGTCGAACGTCTGCTGGTGGACCGGGCAGCCGGAGACCCGGGGACAGGCTTCTGCTGA
- the ASMTL gene encoding probable bifunctional dTTP/UTP pyrophosphatase/methyltransferase protein isoform X2, producing the protein MVLSPVIGKLLQKRVVLASASPRRREILSHAGLRFEVVPSRFKEKLDKASFPTPYAYAIETAKQKALEVARRMHQKDLRAPDVVIGADTIVTIGGLILEKPVDKQDAYRMLSRLNGKEHSVFTGVAIVHCCTTDAQLDLEVSEFHEETTVKFSELSEELLWEYIDSGEPMDKAGGYGIQALGGMLVEHVRGDFLNVVGFPLNHFCKKLVELYSPPRREDLRRVKHDSIPPVDTFENPSDVEGSGSDPAQGDDGGGHGRAETDGDRTQAPAGPQGTDSHGTGESPPPFPAGLLELIDGFKASKALFMACKLNVFDVLKVDGPLKAVDIAGKIDASVCGTERLLDVCVALGLLEKTDRGYRNTELADVHLASDGEYSLHGLAMHSNDHFWSLFTDLELAVREGASAAFGRKAEEPVQSKHKTLQFMRAMHGFAMLTARQVATAFDLSQFTSACDLGGCTGALARALTQEYPRLKVTVFDLPEVIEHVTCFQPEGRRTDRISFMPGDFFKDDLPEADLYILSRILHEWPDDKVCELLSRVSSRCKPGGGILVAEKILEDKPAARGSLPASLNLLVRTQGRERGLPEYRGLLERHGFWDVRLAHAGDRLDVMLGTRASPP; encoded by the exons ATGGTGCTGAGCCCGGTCATCGGGAAGCTGCTGCAGAAGCGCGTGGTGCTGGCCAGCGCCTCCCCGCGCCGCCGGGAGATCCTCAGCCACGCG GGTCTCCGGTTCGAGGTGGTTCCTTCCAGGTTCAAAGAGAAGCTTGATAAAGCGTCCTTCCCCACGCCTTATGCCTATGCCATCGAAACAGCCAAGCAGAAGGCCCTGGAGGTCGCCAGAAGGATGCACCAG AAGGACCTCCGGGCCCCCGACGTTGTCATCGGAGCGGATACCATTGTG ACCATCGGGGGTTTGATTCTGGAGAAGCCGGTGGACAAGCAGGACGCATACAGGATGCTTTCCAG GTTGAACGGGAAAGAGCACAGCGTCTTCACGGGCGTCGCCATTGTCCACTGTTGCACCACAG ACGCGCAGCTCGACTTGGAGGTGTCCGAGTTCCACGAGGAGACCACGGTGAAGTTCTCTGAGCTGTCGGAGGAGCTCCTGTGGGAATACATCGACAGCGGGGAGCCCAT GGACAAGGCCGGCGGCTACGGGATCCAGGCGCTGGGCGGCATGCTGGTGGAGCACGTGCGCGGAGACTTCCTCAACGTCGTGGGCTTCCCCCTGAACCACTTCTGCAAGAAGCTGGTGGAGCTGTACTCCCCGCCCCGTCGCGAGGACCTGCGGCGGGTCAAGCACGACTCCATCCCCCCCGTCGACACGTTCGAGAACCCGAGCGATGTGGAAGGGAGCGGCTCCGACCCCGCTCAGGGCGATGACGGTGGCGGCCACGGAAGGGCAGAGACGGACGGGGACCGGACACAGGCTCCTGCTGGCCCGCAGGGAACAGACTCTCACGGGACAGGAGAGAGCCCGCCCCCCTTCCCAGCGGGCCTTCTGGAACTCATAGACGGCTTTAAAGCATCAAAG GCCCTGTTCATGGCTTGCAAGCTGAATGTGTTTGATGTACTAAAAGTTGACGGCCCACTGAAGGCCGTGGATATCGCAGGCAAAATCGATGCCTCTGTGTGTGGAACTGAACGGCTCCTGGATGTCTGTGTGGCCCTGGGATTGCTGGAGAAGACAGACAGAG GTTACCGCAACACGGAGCTGGCAGACGTGCACCTGGCGTCGGACGGCGAGTATTCCCTGCACGGCTTGGCCATGCACAGTAACGACCACTTTTGGAGCCTCTTCACAGACCTGGAGCTCGCCGTGCGGGAGGGAGCCAGCGCGGCTTTTGGGAGGAAGGCGGAAGAGCCCGTTCAG AGCAAGCACAAGACGCTGCAGTTCATGAGGGCGATGCACGGCTTCGCCATGCTGACGGCACGCCAGGTGGCCACCGCCTTCGACCTGTCCCAGTTCACCTCCGCCTGTGACCTAGGAG GCTGCACAGGTGCCCTGGCCCGAGCGCTCACCCAGGAGTACCCGCGTCTGAAGGTGACTGTGTTTGACCTCCCGGAGGTCATCGAGCACGTCACGTGTTTTCAGCCCGAAGGACGGCGGACGGACCGGATCAGCTTCATGCCAG GTGACTTTTTCAAGGACGACCTCCCGGAGGCAGACCTGTACATCCTTTCCAGAATCCTGCACGAGTGGCCGGACGACAAAGTCTGCGAGTTGCTGAGCCGCGTCTCGAGCCGCTGCAAGCCGG GCGGCGGCATCTTGGTGGCTGAGAAGATCCTGGAGGACAAGCCAGCGGCACGGGGCAGCCTGCCGGCGTCCTTGAACCTGCTGGTGCGGACCCAGGGGAGAGAGCGCGGCCTTCCCGAGTACCGGGGGCTGCTGGAGCGCCACGGCTTCTGGGACGTGCGGCTCGCACACGCGGGGGACAGGCTGGACGTGATGCTGGGCACCAGAGCCTCGCCACCCTGA
- the ASMTL gene encoding probable bifunctional dTTP/UTP pyrophosphatase/methyltransferase protein isoform X1 produces MPPGASYTWDHKAFVRWCLAYVTDHHVLQLRPRHRRIKGLRFEVVPSRFKEKLDKASFPTPYAYAIETAKQKALEVARRMHQKDLRAPDVVIGADTIVTIGGLILEKPVDKQDAYRMLSRLNGKEHSVFTGVAIVHCCTTDAQLDLEVSEFHEETTVKFSELSEELLWEYIDSGEPMDKAGGYGIQALGGMLVEHVRGDFLNVVGFPLNHFCKKLVELYSPPRREDLRRVKHDSIPPVDTFENPSDVEGSGSDPAQGDDGGGHGRAETDGDRTQAPAGPQGTDSHGTGESPPPFPAGLLELIDGFKASKALFMACKLNVFDVLKVDGPLKAVDIAGKIDASVCGTERLLDVCVALGLLEKTDRGYRNTELADVHLASDGEYSLHGLAMHSNDHFWSLFTDLELAVREGASAAFGRKAEEPVQSKHKTLQFMRAMHGFAMLTARQVATAFDLSQFTSACDLGGCTGALARALTQEYPRLKVTVFDLPEVIEHVTCFQPEGRRTDRISFMPGDFFKDDLPEADLYILSRILHEWPDDKVCELLSRVSSRCKPGGGILVAEKILEDKPAARGSLPASLNLLVRTQGRERGLPEYRGLLERHGFWDVRLAHAGDRLDVMLGTRASPP; encoded by the exons ATGCCACCAGGGGCCTCTTATACGTGGGATCACAAAGCATTTGTTCGTTGGTGTCTGGCTTACGTCACTGACCATCACGTCCTCCAGCTGCGCCCACGTCACCGCCGAATCAAG GGTCTCCGGTTCGAGGTGGTTCCTTCCAGGTTCAAAGAGAAGCTTGATAAAGCGTCCTTCCCCACGCCTTATGCCTATGCCATCGAAACAGCCAAGCAGAAGGCCCTGGAGGTCGCCAGAAGGATGCACCAG AAGGACCTCCGGGCCCCCGACGTTGTCATCGGAGCGGATACCATTGTG ACCATCGGGGGTTTGATTCTGGAGAAGCCGGTGGACAAGCAGGACGCATACAGGATGCTTTCCAG GTTGAACGGGAAAGAGCACAGCGTCTTCACGGGCGTCGCCATTGTCCACTGTTGCACCACAG ACGCGCAGCTCGACTTGGAGGTGTCCGAGTTCCACGAGGAGACCACGGTGAAGTTCTCTGAGCTGTCGGAGGAGCTCCTGTGGGAATACATCGACAGCGGGGAGCCCAT GGACAAGGCCGGCGGCTACGGGATCCAGGCGCTGGGCGGCATGCTGGTGGAGCACGTGCGCGGAGACTTCCTCAACGTCGTGGGCTTCCCCCTGAACCACTTCTGCAAGAAGCTGGTGGAGCTGTACTCCCCGCCCCGTCGCGAGGACCTGCGGCGGGTCAAGCACGACTCCATCCCCCCCGTCGACACGTTCGAGAACCCGAGCGATGTGGAAGGGAGCGGCTCCGACCCCGCTCAGGGCGATGACGGTGGCGGCCACGGAAGGGCAGAGACGGACGGGGACCGGACACAGGCTCCTGCTGGCCCGCAGGGAACAGACTCTCACGGGACAGGAGAGAGCCCGCCCCCCTTCCCAGCGGGCCTTCTGGAACTCATAGACGGCTTTAAAGCATCAAAG GCCCTGTTCATGGCTTGCAAGCTGAATGTGTTTGATGTACTAAAAGTTGACGGCCCACTGAAGGCCGTGGATATCGCAGGCAAAATCGATGCCTCTGTGTGTGGAACTGAACGGCTCCTGGATGTCTGTGTGGCCCTGGGATTGCTGGAGAAGACAGACAGAG GTTACCGCAACACGGAGCTGGCAGACGTGCACCTGGCGTCGGACGGCGAGTATTCCCTGCACGGCTTGGCCATGCACAGTAACGACCACTTTTGGAGCCTCTTCACAGACCTGGAGCTCGCCGTGCGGGAGGGAGCCAGCGCGGCTTTTGGGAGGAAGGCGGAAGAGCCCGTTCAG AGCAAGCACAAGACGCTGCAGTTCATGAGGGCGATGCACGGCTTCGCCATGCTGACGGCACGCCAGGTGGCCACCGCCTTCGACCTGTCCCAGTTCACCTCCGCCTGTGACCTAGGAG GCTGCACAGGTGCCCTGGCCCGAGCGCTCACCCAGGAGTACCCGCGTCTGAAGGTGACTGTGTTTGACCTCCCGGAGGTCATCGAGCACGTCACGTGTTTTCAGCCCGAAGGACGGCGGACGGACCGGATCAGCTTCATGCCAG GTGACTTTTTCAAGGACGACCTCCCGGAGGCAGACCTGTACATCCTTTCCAGAATCCTGCACGAGTGGCCGGACGACAAAGTCTGCGAGTTGCTGAGCCGCGTCTCGAGCCGCTGCAAGCCGG GCGGCGGCATCTTGGTGGCTGAGAAGATCCTGGAGGACAAGCCAGCGGCACGGGGCAGCCTGCCGGCGTCCTTGAACCTGCTGGTGCGGACCCAGGGGAGAGAGCGCGGCCTTCCCGAGTACCGGGGGCTGCTGGAGCGCCACGGCTTCTGGGACGTGCGGCTCGCACACGCGGGGGACAGGCTGGACGTGATGCTGGGCACCAGAGCCTCGCCACCCTGA
- the ASMTL gene encoding probable bifunctional dTTP/UTP pyrophosphatase/methyltransferase protein isoform X4, which yields MHQKDLRAPDVVIGADTIVTIGGLILEKPVDKQDAYRMLSRLNGKEHSVFTGVAIVHCCTTDAQLDLEVSEFHEETTVKFSELSEELLWEYIDSGEPMDKAGGYGIQALGGMLVEHVRGDFLNVVGFPLNHFCKKLVELYSPPRREDLRRVKHDSIPPVDTFENPSDVEGSGSDPAQGDDGGGHGRAETDGDRTQAPAGPQGTDSHGTGESPPPFPAGLLELIDGFKASKALFMACKLNVFDVLKVDGPLKAVDIAGKIDASVCGTERLLDVCVALGLLEKTDRGYRNTELADVHLASDGEYSLHGLAMHSNDHFWSLFTDLELAVREGASAAFGRKAEEPVQSKHKTLQFMRAMHGFAMLTARQVATAFDLSQFTSACDLGGCTGALARALTQEYPRLKVTVFDLPEVIEHVTCFQPEGRRTDRISFMPGDFFKDDLPEADLYILSRILHEWPDDKVCELLSRVSSRCKPGGGILVAEKILEDKPAARGSLPASLNLLVRTQGRERGLPEYRGLLERHGFWDVRLAHAGDRLDVMLGTRASPP from the exons ATGCACCAG AAGGACCTCCGGGCCCCCGACGTTGTCATCGGAGCGGATACCATTGTG ACCATCGGGGGTTTGATTCTGGAGAAGCCGGTGGACAAGCAGGACGCATACAGGATGCTTTCCAG GTTGAACGGGAAAGAGCACAGCGTCTTCACGGGCGTCGCCATTGTCCACTGTTGCACCACAG ACGCGCAGCTCGACTTGGAGGTGTCCGAGTTCCACGAGGAGACCACGGTGAAGTTCTCTGAGCTGTCGGAGGAGCTCCTGTGGGAATACATCGACAGCGGGGAGCCCAT GGACAAGGCCGGCGGCTACGGGATCCAGGCGCTGGGCGGCATGCTGGTGGAGCACGTGCGCGGAGACTTCCTCAACGTCGTGGGCTTCCCCCTGAACCACTTCTGCAAGAAGCTGGTGGAGCTGTACTCCCCGCCCCGTCGCGAGGACCTGCGGCGGGTCAAGCACGACTCCATCCCCCCCGTCGACACGTTCGAGAACCCGAGCGATGTGGAAGGGAGCGGCTCCGACCCCGCTCAGGGCGATGACGGTGGCGGCCACGGAAGGGCAGAGACGGACGGGGACCGGACACAGGCTCCTGCTGGCCCGCAGGGAACAGACTCTCACGGGACAGGAGAGAGCCCGCCCCCCTTCCCAGCGGGCCTTCTGGAACTCATAGACGGCTTTAAAGCATCAAAG GCCCTGTTCATGGCTTGCAAGCTGAATGTGTTTGATGTACTAAAAGTTGACGGCCCACTGAAGGCCGTGGATATCGCAGGCAAAATCGATGCCTCTGTGTGTGGAACTGAACGGCTCCTGGATGTCTGTGTGGCCCTGGGATTGCTGGAGAAGACAGACAGAG GTTACCGCAACACGGAGCTGGCAGACGTGCACCTGGCGTCGGACGGCGAGTATTCCCTGCACGGCTTGGCCATGCACAGTAACGACCACTTTTGGAGCCTCTTCACAGACCTGGAGCTCGCCGTGCGGGAGGGAGCCAGCGCGGCTTTTGGGAGGAAGGCGGAAGAGCCCGTTCAG AGCAAGCACAAGACGCTGCAGTTCATGAGGGCGATGCACGGCTTCGCCATGCTGACGGCACGCCAGGTGGCCACCGCCTTCGACCTGTCCCAGTTCACCTCCGCCTGTGACCTAGGAG GCTGCACAGGTGCCCTGGCCCGAGCGCTCACCCAGGAGTACCCGCGTCTGAAGGTGACTGTGTTTGACCTCCCGGAGGTCATCGAGCACGTCACGTGTTTTCAGCCCGAAGGACGGCGGACGGACCGGATCAGCTTCATGCCAG GTGACTTTTTCAAGGACGACCTCCCGGAGGCAGACCTGTACATCCTTTCCAGAATCCTGCACGAGTGGCCGGACGACAAAGTCTGCGAGTTGCTGAGCCGCGTCTCGAGCCGCTGCAAGCCGG GCGGCGGCATCTTGGTGGCTGAGAAGATCCTGGAGGACAAGCCAGCGGCACGGGGCAGCCTGCCGGCGTCCTTGAACCTGCTGGTGCGGACCCAGGGGAGAGAGCGCGGCCTTCCCGAGTACCGGGGGCTGCTGGAGCGCCACGGCTTCTGGGACGTGCGGCTCGCACACGCGGGGGACAGGCTGGACGTGATGCTGGGCACCAGAGCCTCGCCACCCTGA
- the ASMTL gene encoding probable bifunctional dTTP/UTP pyrophosphatase/methyltransferase protein isoform X5, which translates to MCPAGRAGAFQPQSQDAQLDLEVSEFHEETTVKFSELSEELLWEYIDSGEPMDKAGGYGIQALGGMLVEHVRGDFLNVVGFPLNHFCKKLVELYSPPRREDLRRVKHDSIPPVDTFENPSDVEGSGSDPAQGDDGGGHGRAETDGDRTQAPAGPQGTDSHGTGESPPPFPAGLLELIDGFKASKALFMACKLNVFDVLKVDGPLKAVDIAGKIDASVCGTERLLDVCVALGLLEKTDRGYRNTELADVHLASDGEYSLHGLAMHSNDHFWSLFTDLELAVREGASAAFGRKAEEPVQSKHKTLQFMRAMHGFAMLTARQVATAFDLSQFTSACDLGGCTGALARALTQEYPRLKVTVFDLPEVIEHVTCFQPEGRRTDRISFMPGDFFKDDLPEADLYILSRILHEWPDDKVCELLSRVSSRCKPGGGILVAEKILEDKPAARGSLPASLNLLVRTQGRERGLPEYRGLLERHGFWDVRLAHAGDRLDVMLGTRASPP; encoded by the exons ATGTGCCCCGCGGGCCGTGCAGGGGCTTTCCAGCCCCAGAGCCAAG ACGCGCAGCTCGACTTGGAGGTGTCCGAGTTCCACGAGGAGACCACGGTGAAGTTCTCTGAGCTGTCGGAGGAGCTCCTGTGGGAATACATCGACAGCGGGGAGCCCAT GGACAAGGCCGGCGGCTACGGGATCCAGGCGCTGGGCGGCATGCTGGTGGAGCACGTGCGCGGAGACTTCCTCAACGTCGTGGGCTTCCCCCTGAACCACTTCTGCAAGAAGCTGGTGGAGCTGTACTCCCCGCCCCGTCGCGAGGACCTGCGGCGGGTCAAGCACGACTCCATCCCCCCCGTCGACACGTTCGAGAACCCGAGCGATGTGGAAGGGAGCGGCTCCGACCCCGCTCAGGGCGATGACGGTGGCGGCCACGGAAGGGCAGAGACGGACGGGGACCGGACACAGGCTCCTGCTGGCCCGCAGGGAACAGACTCTCACGGGACAGGAGAGAGCCCGCCCCCCTTCCCAGCGGGCCTTCTGGAACTCATAGACGGCTTTAAAGCATCAAAG GCCCTGTTCATGGCTTGCAAGCTGAATGTGTTTGATGTACTAAAAGTTGACGGCCCACTGAAGGCCGTGGATATCGCAGGCAAAATCGATGCCTCTGTGTGTGGAACTGAACGGCTCCTGGATGTCTGTGTGGCCCTGGGATTGCTGGAGAAGACAGACAGAG GTTACCGCAACACGGAGCTGGCAGACGTGCACCTGGCGTCGGACGGCGAGTATTCCCTGCACGGCTTGGCCATGCACAGTAACGACCACTTTTGGAGCCTCTTCACAGACCTGGAGCTCGCCGTGCGGGAGGGAGCCAGCGCGGCTTTTGGGAGGAAGGCGGAAGAGCCCGTTCAG AGCAAGCACAAGACGCTGCAGTTCATGAGGGCGATGCACGGCTTCGCCATGCTGACGGCACGCCAGGTGGCCACCGCCTTCGACCTGTCCCAGTTCACCTCCGCCTGTGACCTAGGAG GCTGCACAGGTGCCCTGGCCCGAGCGCTCACCCAGGAGTACCCGCGTCTGAAGGTGACTGTGTTTGACCTCCCGGAGGTCATCGAGCACGTCACGTGTTTTCAGCCCGAAGGACGGCGGACGGACCGGATCAGCTTCATGCCAG GTGACTTTTTCAAGGACGACCTCCCGGAGGCAGACCTGTACATCCTTTCCAGAATCCTGCACGAGTGGCCGGACGACAAAGTCTGCGAGTTGCTGAGCCGCGTCTCGAGCCGCTGCAAGCCGG GCGGCGGCATCTTGGTGGCTGAGAAGATCCTGGAGGACAAGCCAGCGGCACGGGGCAGCCTGCCGGCGTCCTTGAACCTGCTGGTGCGGACCCAGGGGAGAGAGCGCGGCCTTCCCGAGTACCGGGGGCTGCTGGAGCGCCACGGCTTCTGGGACGTGCGGCTCGCACACGCGGGGGACAGGCTGGACGTGATGCTGGGCACCAGAGCCTCGCCACCCTGA
- the P2RY8 gene encoding P2Y purinoceptor 8 — protein MDMNMTRPDNATIVMLRDPTIAVVLPVVYSLVALVSIPGNLFSLWVLCCHIGPKSPSVIFMINLSVTDLMLACVLPFQIYYHCNGNHWVFGELLCNVVTVAFYANMYSSILTMTCISVERFLGVVYPLASARWRRRRYAVAACVCVWLLLLAALSPLARTDLTYTVEALGIVTCFDVLKSTMLPSVAMWAIFLFTLFIVLFFIPFVVTVACYTATILTLLRASDPHGRGQRRRAVSLAVVVLLAFVTCFAPNNFVLLVHMVSRLFLGGSYYHVYKLTLCLSCVNNCLDPFVYYFASREFQLRLRRYLGYGRLQACGQDARRDTLFSARTLSARSMSSGHGEGLDGPSRPCLQRQESVF, from the coding sequence ATGGATATGAACATGACCCGGCCGGACAACGCCACCATCGTGATGCTGCGCGACCCGACCATCGCGGTGGTCCTGCCCGTCGTGTACTCGCTGGTGGCGCTGGTCAGCATCCCGGGCAACCTCTTCTCCCTGTGGGTCCTGTGCTGCCACATCGGGCCCAAGTCCCCGTCGGTCATCTTCATGATCAACCTGAGCGTCACGGACCTGATGCTGGCCTGCGTGCTCCCTTTCCAGATCTACTACCACTGCAACGGGAACCACTGGGTGTTCGGGGAGCTGCTGTGCAACGTGGTCACCGTGGCCTTCTACGCCAACATGTACTCGTCCATCCTCACCATGACGTGCATCAGCGTGGAGCGCTTTCTGGGCGTGGTGTACCCGCTGGCCTCCGCGCGCTGGCGCCGGCGCCGCTACGCCGTGGCCGCCTGCGTCTGcgtctggctgctgctgctggccgcGCTGTCCCCGCTGGCGCGCACCGACCTCACCTACACTGTGGAGGCGCTGGGCATCGTCACCTGCTTCGACGTGCTCAAGTCCACCATGCTGCCCAGCGTGGCCATGTGGGCCATCTTCCTCTTCACGCTGTTCATCGTGCTGTTCTTCATCCCCTTCGTGGTCACCGTGGCCTGCTACACGGCCACCATCCTGACGCTGCTGCGCGCCTCTGACCCGCACGGCCGCGGCCAGCGGCGCCGCGCGGTGAGCCTGGCCGTCGTGGTGCTGCTGGCCTTCGTCACCTGCTTTGCGCCCAACAACTTCGTGCTGCTGGTGCACATGGTCAGCCGCCTGTTCCTGGGCGGCAGCTACTACCACGTGTACAAGCTCACGCTCTGCCTCAGCTGCGTGAACAACTGCCTGGACCCCTTCGTGTACTACTTTGCGTCCCGCGAGTTCCAGCTGCGGCTGCGGCGCTATCTGGGCTACGGGCGGCTGCAGGCCTGCGGCCAGGACGCGCGCAGGGATACCCTCTTCTCTGCCCGGACGCTGTCGGCGCGCTCCATGTCCAGCGGCCACGGCGAGGGGCTGGACGGCCCCAGCCGGCCCTGCCTCCAGAGGCAGGAGAGCGTGTTCTGA